From one Tsukamurella tyrosinosolvens genomic stretch:
- a CDS encoding PDR/VanB family oxidoreductase, with protein MTGERKAPSVFRPWGEPVTEIPPHLYGRWKRDPLLRFANAFFGVTIPAFAHLMKPRNLAEPSTSRDLRVVSREIVAHDKDVVALTFVSADESPLPRWTPGAHLDLLLPSGRMREYSLCGDPADSDTYRIAVRRIPNGGGGSVEVHETLHVGATVTVKGPRNGMPMAVPGHGSSAEHLRFVAGGIGITPILPMMIAAERLGLSWSMLYSGRSTDTIPFIAEVARFGDKVEIRTDDEHGIPTAETLIGETPGPTALYACGPIPMLESLRVGLIGRTDVELHYERFSAPPVVDGKPFTATLARSGQTLDVAADETLLAAILKAKPDAPYSCKQGFCGTCRMTVTEGTVDHRDRTLTPFEREQGQMLTCVSRAAGDHLTIDL; from the coding sequence ATGACGGGCGAGCGCAAGGCACCGTCGGTCTTCCGGCCCTGGGGCGAGCCCGTCACCGAGATCCCCCCGCACCTGTACGGCCGCTGGAAGCGGGATCCGCTGCTGCGCTTCGCCAACGCGTTCTTCGGGGTGACCATCCCGGCGTTCGCGCACCTGATGAAGCCGCGGAACCTGGCCGAGCCCAGCACCAGCCGCGACCTGCGGGTGGTCTCGCGCGAGATCGTCGCGCACGACAAGGACGTCGTCGCCCTCACGTTCGTCTCGGCCGACGAGTCCCCGCTCCCCCGCTGGACGCCCGGCGCGCACCTCGACCTGCTGCTGCCCTCGGGCCGCATGCGCGAGTACTCGCTGTGTGGCGACCCCGCGGACTCCGACACCTACCGGATCGCGGTGCGCCGCATACCGAACGGCGGCGGTGGCTCCGTCGAGGTGCACGAGACCCTGCACGTCGGCGCGACGGTGACCGTCAAGGGGCCCCGCAACGGCATGCCCATGGCGGTGCCCGGCCACGGCTCCTCGGCGGAGCACCTGCGCTTCGTCGCGGGCGGCATCGGCATCACGCCGATCCTGCCGATGATGATCGCCGCCGAGCGCCTGGGCCTGAGCTGGTCGATGCTCTACTCCGGTCGGTCCACCGACACCATCCCGTTCATCGCCGAGGTGGCGCGGTTCGGCGACAAGGTGGAGATCCGTACCGACGACGAGCACGGCATCCCCACCGCCGAGACCCTCATCGGCGAGACGCCCGGCCCGACGGCGCTGTACGCCTGCGGCCCCATCCCCATGCTGGAATCCCTGCGGGTGGGCCTGATCGGCCGCACCGACGTCGAGCTGCACTACGAGCGCTTCTCGGCCCCGCCGGTGGTGGACGGGAAGCCCTTCACCGCCACGCTGGCCCGGTCCGGACAGACCCTGGACGTGGCCGCCGACGAGACGCTGCTGGCCGCGATCCTCAAGGCCAAGCCGGACGCCCCGTACTCCTGCAAGCAGGGCTTCTGCGGCACCTGCCGGATGACGGTGACCGAGGGCACCGTCGACCACCGGGATAGGACCCTGACGCCCTTCGAACGGGAGCAGGGCCAGATGCTGACCTGCGTCTCGCGCGCTGCGGGCGATCATCTGACCATCGATCTGTAA
- a CDS encoding metal-dependent hydrolase, with the protein MSSRTSAQQHEPAEVEIHARNVEFDWDNVPLEWIPGEPVASDIISSILHSVLPEGERWFCEVYTEALPFVKDENLARTMRGFIGQEAMHAESHDRALSEYLQRCGIDTQPVARQFEYIFRKILAPRTYHSDRAQYNDMVQRLWLIAAVEHYTAILGVFALNNAWDDFDVDPTMADICRWHGAEEVEHRSVAHDVANYFDPSYFHRCRAMIVGIVFLILALHRTSGYMLRKDPNFSYSYPRLWWEYLKGSRKNILPKLRDVVKFTLIYFKPSFDPASIGSTAQAVAYLAKSPAARAANG; encoded by the coding sequence ATGAGTTCGCGTACATCGGCTCAGCAGCACGAGCCCGCGGAGGTCGAGATCCACGCCCGGAACGTGGAGTTCGACTGGGACAACGTGCCGCTGGAGTGGATCCCCGGCGAGCCCGTGGCCAGCGACATCATCAGCAGCATCCTGCACTCCGTGCTCCCCGAGGGCGAGCGCTGGTTCTGCGAGGTCTACACCGAGGCGCTGCCCTTCGTGAAGGACGAGAACCTCGCCCGCACGATGCGCGGCTTCATCGGCCAGGAGGCCATGCACGCCGAGTCGCACGACCGCGCCCTCTCCGAGTACCTGCAGCGCTGCGGTATCGATACGCAGCCCGTGGCCCGGCAGTTCGAGTACATCTTCCGCAAGATCCTCGCGCCGCGGACCTACCACTCGGACCGCGCCCAGTACAACGACATGGTGCAGCGGCTCTGGCTCATCGCGGCGGTCGAGCACTACACCGCCATCCTCGGCGTCTTCGCGCTCAACAACGCCTGGGACGACTTCGACGTGGATCCGACGATGGCCGACATCTGTCGCTGGCACGGCGCCGAGGAGGTCGAGCACCGGTCCGTCGCGCACGACGTGGCGAACTACTTCGACCCGAGCTACTTCCACCGCTGTCGCGCGATGATCGTGGGCATCGTCTTCCTGATCCTCGCGCTGCACCGCACGTCGGGCTACATGCTGCGCAAGGATCCGAACTTCAGCTACTCCTACCCGCGCCTGTGGTGGGAGTACCTCAAGGGCTCGCGCAAGAACATCCTGCCGAAGCTGCGCGACGTCGTGAAGTTCACGCTCATCTACTTCAAGCCGAGCTTCGATCCCGCCTCGATCGGGTCGACCGCGCAGGCCGTCGCGTACCTCGCGAAGTCGCCGGCCGCCCGGGCGGCGAACGGATGA
- a CDS encoding ArsR/SmtB family transcription factor — MVVDELAPDEADRLFHALADRTRRDIVVRVIGRECSVSELARGYEMSFAAVQKHVAVLEKAGLVVKTRRGREVLVGPDVETIARGTRLLRGYEDLWRGRVARMDALLDPPTE; from the coding sequence ATGGTTGTAGATGAACTGGCACCGGACGAGGCGGACCGCCTCTTCCACGCCCTCGCGGATCGCACCCGGCGCGACATCGTCGTCCGGGTGATCGGGCGGGAGTGCTCCGTCTCGGAGCTCGCCCGCGGCTACGAGATGAGCTTCGCGGCGGTGCAGAAACACGTGGCGGTGCTGGAGAAGGCCGGCCTGGTCGTCAAGACCCGCCGGGGCCGCGAGGTCCTGGTCGGCCCGGACGTCGAGACCATCGCGCGCGGCACCCGTCTGCTGCGCGGCTACGAGGACCTGTGGCGGGGACGAGTGGCGCGCATGGACGCGCTGCTCGACCCCCCGACCGAATGA
- a CDS encoding SRPBCC family protein yields MPVLTTGADREALTFTLEAEFAASPERVWQLWEDPRLLEKWWGPPGWPATFVRHELRPGGESRYYMTGPDGTRAGGWFSTVSTDAPSTFTFRDGFAGEDGEPVDPEDHSTTTVVITSDGDVTHMTLTATHRSLEQLEQVLEMGMEEGMTQAMNQIDALL; encoded by the coding sequence ATGCCCGTGCTCACCACCGGCGCCGATCGCGAGGCGCTCACCTTCACCCTCGAGGCCGAGTTCGCCGCCTCCCCGGAGCGCGTCTGGCAGCTGTGGGAGGACCCCCGGCTGCTGGAGAAGTGGTGGGGCCCGCCCGGATGGCCCGCCACCTTCGTCCGCCACGAGCTGCGGCCCGGCGGCGAGTCCCGCTACTACATGACCGGCCCGGACGGCACCAGGGCCGGCGGCTGGTTCTCGACGGTGTCCACCGACGCCCCGTCGACCTTCACCTTCCGCGACGGCTTCGCGGGCGAGGACGGCGAGCCCGTCGACCCCGAGGACCACTCCACGACCACGGTCGTCATCACGTCCGACGGCGACGTCACCCACATGACCCTCACCGCCACCCACCGATCGCTCGAGCAGCTGGAGCAGGTCCTCGAGATGGGTATGGAGGAGGGCATGACCCAGGCGATGAACCAGATCGACGCCCTGCTGTGA